The Lentimicrobiaceae bacterium genome includes the window ATAATAACAGGGATTGGCCTAAAAGAAACTGTGGCTTGTCTTGGCGATGTGTATAAGGGACGAACTGTAGAAAGCTGGATCGGAGGACGTGACAGGTTGACTGAAGCTAGCCAAGTTACGAAATCAGGCAATTTTCTTCGGAAATTCCTTCTCGACGGCACAACTGCAACATCCCTCGGGTCGATTATTTGTTGGCCTTACCTGCGAATGGCTGAAATATATCTATCCTACGCTGAAGCAAGCAATGAATACCAAGGCGCTCCCGATGCCGAAGCTTACAGGTGTGTCAATATTATCCGAAACAGGGTAGGATTACCGAATCTGGCAGCGGGAATGACCAAAGTGCAGTTCCGCGAAGCAGTAATTAATGAAAGACAATGCGAACTTGCTATTGAAGAAGTCAGGTGGTACGATATGGTTCGCTGGAAAAGAGAAAACGATTTTAAAAAACGTCTCCATGGACTGAATATTTACAGATCAACCACTACTCCATATACTTTTACCTATGTAAAGTTTCTAATGCCTACACGCTACTGGCAGGTAAATTGGTCACCCAAGTGGTATTTGTGCGCAATTCCCAATGATGAGATACAGAAGGGTTATGGATTAATTCAAAATCCGGGATGGGAGTGATAGATTGGACAAGTGTAAATAATTTAAAATAGGAATCATATGAAAATAAATATTCAAAGATATATCTACCTGTTCCTTTTGGTATTGCTAGTAACTTATCCTGGTATGGCCCAGCAAACGATGTTAACAGGAACGGTAAATGATAAAACAGGTAAGCCGGTAGTGAATGCGCTGGTTACGATCAAAGAACAACCTGGTATAAAAGTATTTACTGATACTGAGGGAAAATTCAGTATTTCCGGGGAAAAAGGTCAGCTCGTTGAAGTAACTACCAGAGATCAACGCTATCAATCGCAGCGGATTGAAACGGATCAGATGGTTCTGGTAGTGAACCAAAACGATGCCTTAATCCAGGTTTGATATGGAATGGAACAACGACAGGAGGATGTTACATCCGCTATCGGGATCGTCAGGGCCGATGAATTGACAAAAAGTTCTGCCAGGAACCCTGCAAATGCCCTGTACGGGCAAATCCCGGGTTTAACCGTACTGGAGAATTCAGGCACAAGTTGGACTACAAATCCCAACCTTTTCATCAGGGGAATTGGAACAACGCAAAATACCGCCATATTGATATTGGTTGACGGGTTCGAACGTCCGATCAACACATTATCAGTGGATGAAATCGAAAGCATTGAGGTACTGAAAGATGCAGGCGCTCTTGCCATGTATGGATTACGCGGGGCGAACGGCGTTTTATTGGTGACAACCAAAAGAGGTACAGGGAAAGGACTTTCAGTCAGTGCGAATTATGACCGGGGAATGACGAAGGCTTTCCGTACGCCTGAATTTTTGGATGCTTACGGTTATGCAAAAGCAGTCAACCAGGCGCGCAATAATGATGGATTGACTGACCTTTATTCACAGCCTGAATTAGACAGGTATCAATCCGGAAGTTCCCCCTACCTGTATCCAAATGTTGATTGGAAAAAAGAGTCACTCCGGGATTTTGGACATTCCAATAAATTGAACGTCACATTGCAGCAGCAGACCAATGCATTAAGGTACCTGCTTTATATGAACATTGACAGCGAAAATGGAATTTATGGGCCTGTTACAGAAACCGGAAATAAAACCACTCAGATCAATAACACAACGGTCAATGTGAGGCTGAACGCGGAAATAGATCTTACAAAAACGACCAGGTTCTCAGTGAAACTTGCCAGTAAAATAGGGGAAGGTACCCGTCCTGCCACAACAAATGAAGGCGATATCTTTTACAATATTTACAATACGCCGGCGGCGGCTTATCCCGTTAAGACCTATCACAATATTTGGGGAGGGACACAAACTTATGGCAACAATAACCCTGTGGCACAAATCGGGGGTATTGGATATACGACTGAGGGAATACGCCTGTTTATGACAGATTTGATACTGGAGCAAAATCTTGATAAAGTAGTAAAGGGCTTGTCGATAGAAGCTGGCTTATCCTATGATAATTCATTCATCTACCGTGATGTAAGATCAAATGGATATCAATATGAACAGCTTACCCCCATCCTTGATCCTATAACCAAGGCGGTAATAGATACCATTGAAAATAAATACGGGACAAACAGCGCTACGACTTTTGCATCCTCTCTGACACCTTACTATCACAGGGCGACTTTTTTTGGAAATCTGAAGTATTCATCTGCCTGGGAGGATAATGAATTAAAAGCGATACTTTTTGTGCAACAGGAAGAGTTTAAGGGCAACGGTCAGTACACTACTTACAGGCGTATTTTGGGCGCCGGCAATTTACATTATGGGAAAGCCGGAAAATATTTTGTCGATGCAACCCTGGCCTGGGGCGGAACTAATCTTTTGCCGCAAGCAGACCGGTTTGGATTTTTTCCCGCGGTGTCAGTAGGATGGAAATTGAGGAATGAAGACTGGCTAATTGACAGTAAGGTGTTTAATGACCTGAAACTGAGGGCTTCCTGGGGAATAACCGGAAATGATCAGGTTACCCAAAACATCAGCGATAACAGATGGCAAGGATCATCCGGATACTATTTTGGCGCCAACAATACCGGCAATGCAGGTAATGCGGAAGGAAGGCTTGCCTCCTATCCGCTTTCCTTTGAGACTTCCATTAAATCCAATATAGGCATTGATGCAGGAATTTTAAATCTGTTGGATCTGAGCCTGGATGTTTTTTACGATAAGAGAAAAGGGATCCTTACCACAACCAACGGATTATATAGTCAGGTACTTGGCGTTGCTTTGCCTTATAGCTCAACTGGAGTTACTTCCAATAAGGGATTTGATTTGGGATTGAACCTGCATCAGACCATCAGGGACTTTAGCTATCATGCAGGGGCGCAACTATCCTTTGTCAGGAATAAGATTATTGAACAGAATGAAGTTTACAGGCCGTTTGATTATCTTAAAAGAACAGGAAAAAGTATCGGTCAGGCATTCGGATTACAGGCGATCGGTTTCTTTAAAGATGCTGCCGACATTGCCGCCAGTCCCAAACAGACTTTCTCGGCAGTAAGCCCCGGAGATATTAAATACAAAGATCAGGATAATAATGGTTTCATAGATGATTATGATCAGGTTGCCATTGGCTATTCAACAAATACCCCTGAAATTTATTATTCAGGTACGCTTGGTGTGGAATACAAAGGATTTGGGTTCAACTGCGTGTTTCAGGGAATTTCAAACTACACGGTGTATCTAAATACAGCCAGTATTTTCATCCCGCTCAGGTCGAATACCAATATTTCTACTTTCTCCAACAATGCATG containing:
- a CDS encoding RagB/SusD family nutrient uptake outer membrane protein, giving the protein IITGIGLKETVACLGDVYKGRTVESWIGGRDRLTEASQVTKSGNFLRKFLLDGTTATSLGSIICWPYLRMAEIYLSYAEASNEYQGAPDAEAYRCVNIIRNRVGLPNLAAGMTKVQFREAVINERQCELAIEEVRWYDMVRWKRENDFKKRLHGLNIYRSTTTPYTFTYVKFLMPTRYWQVNWSPKWYLCAIPNDEIQKGYGLIQNPGWE
- a CDS encoding carboxypeptidase-like regulatory domain-containing protein, coding for MKINIQRYIYLFLLVLLVTYPGMAQQTMLTGTVNDKTGKPVVNALVTIKEQPGIKVFTDTEGKFSISGEKGQLVEVTTRDQRYQSQRIETDQMVLVVNQNDALIQV
- a CDS encoding SusC/RagA family TonB-linked outer membrane protein; the protein is MEQRQEDVTSAIGIVRADELTKSSARNPANALYGQIPGLTVLENSGTSWTTNPNLFIRGIGTTQNTAILILVDGFERPINTLSVDEIESIEVLKDAGALAMYGLRGANGVLLVTTKRGTGKGLSVSANYDRGMTKAFRTPEFLDAYGYAKAVNQARNNDGLTDLYSQPELDRYQSGSSPYLYPNVDWKKESLRDFGHSNKLNVTLQQQTNALRYLLYMNIDSENGIYGPVTETGNKTTQINNTTVNVRLNAEIDLTKTTRFSVKLASKIGEGTRPATTNEGDIFYNIYNTPAAAYPVKTYHNIWGGTQTYGNNNPVAQIGGIGYTTEGIRLFMTDLILEQNLDKVVKGLSIEAGLSYDNSFIYRDVRSNGYQYEQLTPILDPITKAVIDTIENKYGTNSATTFASSLTPYYHRATFFGNLKYSSAWEDNELKAILFVQQEEFKGNGQYTTYRRILGAGNLHYGKAGKYFVDATLAWGGTNLLPQADRFGFFPAVSVGWKLRNEDWLIDSKVFNDLKLRASWGITGNDQVTQNISDNRWQGSSGYYFGANNTGNAGNAEGRLASYPLSFETSIKSNIGIDAGILNLLDLSLDVFYDKRKGILTTTNGLYSQVLGVALPYSSTGVTSNKGFDLGLNLHQTIRDFSYHAGAQLSFVRNKIIEQNEVYRPFDYLKRTGKSIGQAFGLQAIGFFKDAADIAASPKQTFSAVSPGDIKYKDQDNNGFIDDYDQVAIGYSTNTPEIYYSGTLGVEYKGFGFNCVFQGISNYTVYLNTASIFIPLRSNTNISTFSNNAWTPATASTATLPRLSMSENLNNYRSNSIWLVDGSYLKLRTAEIYYNFPKPMLSKFKLKSAQLYVRGINLFSIDNIKVVDPESIGSSYPTMSSYNLGIKIGF